The DNA region GGGCTTGGCCCGAACGCAACCGAGGACGACCTCTCCTTTTTTGCGCTGGGATGGGAAGTGGCAGCCCGTCTGCCTTCCACTAGATCGGAACTTGCAGTAGATGTCGGGCGATTCATCGACATTTGTGAGAAGGAAGAGGTTCGACCCGTAGATTTTGCCAGGGTTGTCGGTCCAGTGCTTGCTGACTCTTTAAATGAAACCTTGGCAGTGGCTGTTCTGCGGCAAGATAAAGGCCGACAACATGAAGGCGAATCACTCCGTGCTCATTTGTTGAAGGAGTTGATACGTGGTCAGCTGAGAAGTGCCAGACGAGGCTCTTTGAATGGTCAGAGCGGCGGATCGTGAGAATGTTTGCATCGCGGCGTGCAAGGCGTGTCCGCCCGAACTCCGACGGTGGCTCGAACTGGACAAGGGTGGCGCTGCGAGGATACCTCCCCAGCGTCGCGCCAGGTATCCAGTTCCGCTGCTCGTTATTCGCCTGGTGGCGTGCGCTGGAAGGCAGAGAGGTAGGAGCTTCTGCGTCTGACAAGGTGAGGGAAAATTTGTGGACCTCCGCTGCGGAGGTTTCAGCGAGCTGGCCTTTCGAATTCCGGATTCCTGCCCAAGCGGCCATGAATGCCCAACTCGGGGAACGTCGCTCACTTGATAGCGCCGGGGTTGAATGGATTGGCGGTGGAAGTCTAGCGGGCTCATTGCTGGCTCGCTTTCGGTCGGCTAGGGTGCAGCGCCTCCGGCGAGCGCAAGCAATCGATTCTCTAGCGATGCTGGATCGGGTCAGGCATGTCAAGAGTCTTGTGCGGGAACAGGGAGCGGGGGCGATTTGGTGGGCGAGCGCATATCCGGATAGACTTCACTATTTAAGTGATGGGTCCTTCACGAAGTTGCTTGAGTTGCAACCCAGAGATCGTGAACACGAATTGAGTGAAGCAAACGACGAAGCTGCAGCAATAGTCAGAGAGTTTCTGCAGCGCGTTGCGGATCCGCAGTCACGAGAGTTCATATCCGGCCCGCTCAAAATCGTCAATAATCTGTTGAAGGATGATCAAGGAGAAGGTGGGCGGCTCTCCTAGTGACCGCTTCCCGGTCTCGGGCATGACGACGGAAGTTGGGTGACAAGGCGGACGCCCGCTGAGCGGCCTTGATCGTCTCTCGGGCCCGAGTTGGCTCATTCGGTTAGTGCGTGACGCCGGGCCGGTTCAGGGCGTCGAGGATGGTTTGCTGGTTGGTGGGGATCGCCGGTGGCAGGGTGTGGCTGGTGCCGTTGATCGCGATGGTCGCGGACCGTAGTGGCCGTAGCTGACGGATGACGCTGCGGATGGACAGGCCGGTGCGGTTCTGGACCTCGCGGGAGACTGCGAGTGCGGCGAACACGATGGTCAGGTGTGCCTCGATGGCGTCGTGGGTGCGGTGGAACATGGGCCGGGCGGCCAGGTCGGTTTTGCTCATCCGGAACGACGCTTCGACCTGCCAGAGGTCGTGGTAGGAGCTGATGACTTCGCTGGCGGGCATCACGTTGCCCGCGATGTTGGTGACGTAGCCCTTCAGGCCGACCAGGCGGCGGGCGCGCTCCAGCGAAACCTGGTCGAGGGTGTGCGATCCGTTGCTGGTCTTGACGAACCGGGGAGTCCGGGTCGCCTTCTGTCCGTCGACGACGGCGCGGGCTCGTTCCTCCTGCGTGGCGAGGGTGCGCCGGTCGCGCACGGCCCGTTTGTGGGAGTAGGCCCAGACCGCCCGCCAGGAGCCGGGGTGGGTGTGCGGGTTCCAGAGCGGTTCGGCGCGTACGGCCTGATTGTTTTCGTTGTGCTGGCCGGTCTTGGGGGTGATGGTGTCGATGATTTGCCCGTCGGTGAACGCGTCACCGTGCCAGTGGAAGTGGCTGGCCAGATCGATCGGGGCCTTGGTCACCCGTGAGCCGACGATGAACCGCAGACCGGCCTCGTCGAGCTTGCGTAGGTTGCTCGCCGAGAGCATCCCGGCGTCGGCGACCACAACCATGTCGGCCACCCGGTGGCGGGCCTGGAACGCGGTGATGATCGGGATGATCGTGGTGGTCTCGGCCTGGTTGCCGGCGAAACAGCCGATCTCCATCGGGAACCCGCCGCGGTCGACCAGCAGCCCGACCACGATCTGCGGATCGACCCGCCGTTCCTTGGAGTAGCCGACCTTGCGCAGCTCGTCCTCCTTCTCCGCCTCGAAGTACAAGGTGGTGACGTCGTAGAGGCACAAGGTGATGTCCCCGCCGGCGACGAGGTGGGCGACACACGCCGCGGCGACCCGATCCCGGTAACCACCGTCCGGGCCGGCGCGGGTCAGGGTGCGTTTCATCGTCGCGTAGCTGGCGGGACGCCGCCCCAGGTCGGTCAGGACCCGACCCGCGTCGAGCAGCGAGGTGGGTTCCACCACTCGTGCGATCACCAGATCGGCGAACACCGCGTCGCCGAGCACGCCGAACCCCAGATCGGCGTAAACGCCGGCCAGGGCGTCGTAGAGCACCCTGGAATCCGTGGACGCCATTCGGCCCGCGCCGTCGCGAACCCCTACCCGCGGGCGCGGTTCGTCGAACAACCCGGGTGTCGCCTCGGCAGGCTTGGCCAGCGGCGTGACCCGCGGCGCAGCCTCCACAGCGAACAACACACCCTGAGCGGGATCGGCCAACAGCTCACGAGCCCGCTCGAGCAGCACCCCCAGCTCGACCTCGGTGTGCGCCGACCCGACGTGCGCCACGATCCGCTGACGACCCGCCACGTACTCGGCGATCTGCACCGCCGTAGCCCCCGAAGCCGTCCGCACCCGCCGCACGAACGCCATCCCACGACCCTACGAGGCATCCCTTAGTGCGTGAAAACAACCCCGACCGCGAACATCGCCGCAGGTCACAGCCTAGCCACCCTCAAGATCCGCGAAACCTGAGCCAACTCGGGTCGGGTAGTGCCGTGGCGGTACGAACAGGTTTCGGCAATCCGCGGTGGCCTCGCCCAGCGATACCGCCCGATGGTCGACCTGGGGGCCGGCTGCGGTCTGCGGCAGGGGGAGATCCTCGGCCTCGGGGTCGACGACATCGACTTTGACGGCGGGTGGGTGCACGTCTGCCGTCAGGTCAAGCTCGTCCGTTCCCGGCTCGTCTTCGGCCTGCCCAAGAATGACCGGGACCGCCGGATACCGCTGCCCGACTCTGTCGCCCAGGTGCTGAAGCAGCACGTCGGCGATTTCGCTCCGGTGTCGCTCACCCTGCCGTGGGAGGACCCGGCCACAGACGAGCGGGTCACAGTCCCACTGCTGTTCACCACCACCCGGCGCGGCGCGATCAACCGGCGCACCTTCGACAACAAGAGCTGGCGACCCGCTGTCGTGGCGGCCAGCATCACGCCGACCCGCTTCACCGGGATGCACGCGCTCCGCCACTTCTACGCCTCGTCGCTGCTCGACGCAGGGGAGAGCATCAAGGCGCTGGCGTCGTACCTCGGCCACGCCGACCCCGGCTTCACCCTCCGCGTCTACACGCACCTGATGCCCGCCAGTGAGGAACGCACCCGCAACGCGATTGATCTACTGTTTAGTAACGATCCGCAGGGTGACGGGTAGGGCGCCCACCTCCCATGTGCGGATTTCATGTGCACGCGACCATAGCTCATAATCTTTACGTGATTGCTCTGCGCTTGGCCCGCGCGTTAGCGATGGCCGTAGCGGGTGCGGCTGTAATGCTGGCCCAGCTCAACCTTCCTAGTGCGCGATTCTGGGAGCAGCAAGTCTTGCTCCAGTGGGCCAGTGTGGCCGCTTTGTCCATTATGGTTATTTATGACGCTGTTCGCTCCGTGGGCTTTGCGGTACAAGAATCGCGAATTAGGAATTACGATAATGACCTGCGGGCTTCTCTAAGTGGTGTTATATCCCGTCTTGTCAAGCTTACGGGTGTTTCTTGGGATGAGATAACGGTTCGCTACTACCGCCGTCGCGGCATCCTGTTCTGGAACCGGCTGGATCTCGTCATGGCGTTGGCGGCAGGGGCGAGGTTGTCTGATTCTCAGACCTCTGTGCGGCCTGGCGTTGGCATTGCAGGAACCGCATTATCGGAGGAGGTGATGCTTGCCGAGGAGTGGGGACAGTTCGTGCGTGATGCAACCGATCAGGGTCCAACTTTATGGGCGCAGCGTGAATCACGAGAACGGTATGGGCTGAGTTGGGGACAGTTGCGTCGCTCCGACCAGCCTGATGGCGTCGTGGCTAGTCCTACCTTTGCGCTCGACGGTAAACCTGATGGTTGCATCGTGGTAAGTGGATCACTAAAGCGAGTTGATCTGCTTGGTGATGAAGTTCGGCGTACACTTGATGATCTGGCTACGGTTCTGGATCGGCTTGGTCCGCCACCGAAGGGTTGGTGGGGTGCGCATGACCGCTAAGGATGGACCTGGGTTCCGCTCTCGCCCGGCGCGGGCAGGACAAGTTTCCGCTGAATTCGTCGAACTTTTAGGCAAGTATGGTGCTTCTCCCGGCCTGCTCCGCAGGCTGCGGGACCGTGTCGAGGCGGTGTTGCCTCGGCTGGAACGGAACCTCTCGCCGGGGGCGGACTCGGAGTTGCCGTCTCGGCAACATGATTCTTCGGTTTCGCCCTGGTTTGCTGTTGGTCCGCATCGCGCGATACTTGCGGGGTCATTCGCGAAGAGTGCACCCGTTCGTGCTATTGATCATGATGTTGAGTTTATTCTCGGGCGGGGAGCGGCTGGTTCTGGGAAGCCTATCGACTCGCGTTACATGGAAGATTGGGCTGACTTCGCCAAAGGGTTAAATGATGTAAGGGTTAGGCTTCGCAATCTAGGTGTCTCGCTGCGCGAATTGGAGCGATTTGACGATGATGTCGAGTTTGTGGCTAAGGCTGTCAAGGCTGTAGGGGGTCCGGCCGGATATTCTCGGGCCATGCCAGGGTCGGGATCTCAGCCTCAGAAAATTGCTTCCAATGCTTCGGATCTTATTCGGTGGTCTACTGAGCGCGACTTTTCGCGTCTGCCCGATCCCGCTAAAGGCGAGATGTGGCCTGGTTCGGGCAGTGTGGCTATTATGGAGCGAATTGTGGCCAACTTCTCGGAGACTCTAGGTCGTCAGCATCTGGGGACTCTGTCCGCTCTTCGCCTCCTTGCTCAGGCGCAGGGGGAAGCCGGAGACGTTAGTGGGGCCATTGAAGTGCTTAATCGTCTGGTAGCTGATCTATCTTCGACTCTTGGTCCTGATCATGCTGAGACTCGGCATGCACGTGAGAGTCTGGCTCGATGGGAGCAGGTAGAAGAGGCTGCTCAAGGTGCTTCGCAGGCGCCCTAGAAGCGCCCTGAGGGTCCTATTGATAGGTCTTTGTTGCAGGTCAGAGCGTTCTTAGCGCCAGAATCCGGCGTACAGGTCGACTCGTCCGTCGCACACCAGCTCGGAGCCGTGACTTTGGCCGTTGAACCAGCGCGTAGGAACGATCCGTCATGGCCATCACTACAACTCGTGCCATGCTCCTGCGCGACCAGGGACACACGTGCGGACGAACTCCTCAACAACCCGCCAGGCGTAATCCAAGTCGAAGATGAAGTCCGCAGCGAACTCGACCGGATCGTCCAGCACCAGGACTTCCACATCCGTGCTCGCAGGATGGTCGGCAGCAAGTAGGGACGTGGAATCCTCGTCCGTCATCAGCTGGACGACCGCCGCAGACTCCGTGAACCCGAGCGTGAGTACAGGGAATGCGGCATCGGTGCGCACTTCGAGGTAGCCGCGCCCCTGGGCACGCAGTTCATCGAACCGCTCGATGAGGCCAGCGATGTCCGACCGCTCCACCGGGGCGAACTTCCCTGACGTCGGAGACGTGGCACTCCACGAAATGTCCACCCGGCAACCTCCTTACGATCACGAGGCTACGGCTTCGAAGCGCCACCACGTCAGGCGCGCGACTTCGTAGGACTCGGCTGTGGCCATGCCACCCCTGCCTTGCGCACGAACAGTTCTCCGTGAGCTGCGGCATCGCCCTTGCTGTCGAGTTGGTAGGCGTCGAGCCATGTCCGGTCGTCGTAGGTGGGCAACTCCGTACGAACCTTGATGAGGCGAAAGAGGATCGGCCGTACGAACTGCGGGCTTGCCGCGCGGGTCAGATGCAACACGTCACCGGCCTTCACGCCGGCTCTCCCTGTCTCTCCAGAGGCGTAG from Micromonospora sp. NBC_01739 includes:
- a CDS encoding IS1634 family transposase, whose protein sequence is MAFVRRVRTASGATAVQIAEYVAGRQRIVAHVGSAHTEVELGVLLERARELLADPAQGVLFAVEAAPRVTPLAKPAEATPGLFDEPRPRVGVRDGAGRMASTDSRVLYDALAGVYADLGFGVLGDAVFADLVIARVVEPTSLLDAGRVLTDLGRRPASYATMKRTLTRAGPDGGYRDRVAAACVAHLVAGGDITLCLYDVTTLYFEAEKEDELRKVGYSKERRVDPQIVVGLLVDRGGFPMEIGCFAGNQAETTTIIPIITAFQARHRVADMVVVADAGMLSASNLRKLDEAGLRFIVGSRVTKAPIDLASHFHWHGDAFTDGQIIDTITPKTGQHNENNQAVRAEPLWNPHTHPGSWRAVWAYSHKRAVRDRRTLATQEERARAVVDGQKATRTPRFVKTSNGSHTLDQVSLERARRLVGLKGYVTNIAGNVMPASEVISSYHDLWQVEASFRMSKTDLAARPMFHRTHDAIEAHLTIVFAALAVSREVQNRTGLSIRSVIRQLRPLRSATIAINGTSHTLPPAIPTNQQTILDALNRPGVTH
- a CDS encoding tyrosine-type recombinase/integrase; the encoded protein is MPWRYEQVSAIRGGLAQRYRPMVDLGAGCGLRQGEILGLGVDDIDFDGGWVHVCRQVKLVRSRLVFGLPKNDRDRRIPLPDSVAQVLKQHVGDFAPVSLTLPWEDPATDERVTVPLLFTTTRRGAINRRTFDNKSWRPAVVAASITPTRFTGMHALRHFYASSLLDAGESIKALASYLGHADPGFTLRVYTHLMPASEERTRNAIDLLFSNDPQGDG